A genome region from Methylobacterium sp. FF17 includes the following:
- a CDS encoding calcineurin-like phosphoesterase C-terminal domain-containing protein, protein MDGASYATRFVAASEPDRAMRITLDSQYNARSPEVARAYTVERLLGSPIPVEAMGSTDLVVDVFDGGPRTRVTRRLGRRAAVAMGKARQPDPFVTQVYARNMDTKKPWVSAIPSSHIWVAWLPSDLGPGTHRADVEVMDEYGRGRHGAIIIEVTGA, encoded by the coding sequence ATCGACGGCGCCAGCTACGCGACGCGCTTCGTCGCCGCTTCCGAACCGGACCGAGCGATGCGGATCACCCTCGACAGCCAGTACAACGCCCGCAGCCCGGAGGTCGCCCGGGCATACACGGTCGAGCGCCTGCTCGGCTCGCCCATCCCCGTCGAGGCCATGGGATCGACCGACCTCGTGGTCGACGTGTTCGATGGCGGCCCCCGGACGCGTGTCACCCGGCGGCTCGGCAGACGCGCGGCGGTCGCGATGGGGAAAGCACGTCAGCCCGATCCGTTCGTGACGCAGGTCTACGCCCGCAACATGGACACCAAGAAGCCCTGGGTGTCGGCGATCCCATCCTCGCACATCTGGGTCGCCTGGTTGCCTTCGGACCTTGGGCCGGGGACGCACCGGGCGGATGTCGAGGTCATGGACGAGTACGGTCGAGGGCGGCACGGGGCGATAATCATCGAGGTCACCGGTGCATGA
- a CDS encoding FMN-dependent NADH-azoreductase, whose amino-acid sequence MPRLLVIETSPRGDHSISRALTRRFVARWSAAHPGGEVVERDLMQTDLPFVNTPWLQAYFTPSERHSAEMREVLRLSDELVSEVLATDHLVIATPVYNYNVPASLKAWIDHIVRKGLTLGMDGKGLVTGTKATVLLASGGIYTEGSPIRDRDIETQYLRLILNVIGITDVTFVAAGNAKSVDMGETGMDEFVSCFLREIRAQAA is encoded by the coding sequence ATGCCTCGCCTCCTCGTCATCGAGACCAGCCCGCGCGGCGACCACTCGATCTCGCGCGCGCTTACCCGCCGGTTCGTGGCCCGCTGGAGCGCGGCGCATCCGGGGGGTGAGGTCGTCGAACGCGACCTGATGCAGACCGACCTGCCGTTCGTGAACACGCCCTGGCTCCAGGCCTACTTCACTCCATCCGAGCGGCATTCGGCCGAGATGAGGGAGGTGCTGCGCTTATCGGACGAGTTGGTGTCCGAGGTGCTGGCAACTGACCACCTCGTCATCGCGACACCGGTCTACAACTACAACGTCCCGGCCTCGCTGAAGGCATGGATCGACCACATCGTTCGGAAGGGCCTGACGCTCGGCATGGACGGCAAGGGCCTTGTCACCGGCACGAAGGCGACCGTGTTGCTGGCCTCCGGCGGCATTTACACGGAGGGCTCCCCGATCCGAGACCGGGACATCGAGACCCAGTACTTACGGTTGATCCTGAACGTAATTGGCATCACCGACGTCACGTTCGTGGCCGCCGGGAACGCCAAGTCCGTCGACATGGGCGAGACCGGTATGGATGAGTTTGTCAGCTGCTTCCTGCGAGAGATAAGGGCTCAGGCCGCCTGA
- a CDS encoding winged helix-turn-helix transcriptional regulator yields the protein MDALTRFTPEQVAAAKRYSEAIPPTDIDPRIERLVADLIGRVADKWTMLVLELLTDAGTLRFTRIAERIEGISQKMLTQTLRQMERDGLIERKIYPVVPPKVEYNLTPLGLTLGGAFCGLWVWAAENLGEVERARAAFDKKA from the coding sequence ATGGATGCCCTGACGCGATTTACCCCGGAGCAGGTGGCAGCGGCGAAGCGCTACTCGGAGGCGATACCGCCAACTGACATAGACCCCCGCATCGAGCGCCTCGTCGCCGACTTGATCGGGCGGGTCGCCGACAAGTGGACGATGCTGGTCCTGGAGCTGCTGACCGATGCGGGTACCTTGCGGTTCACACGCATCGCCGAACGCATCGAGGGCATCAGCCAGAAGATGCTCACTCAGACGCTACGCCAGATGGAGCGGGACGGCCTCATCGAACGGAAGATCTATCCCGTCGTCCCGCCCAAGGTCGAATACAACCTGACGCCACTCGGCTTGACCCTCGGCGGAGCGTTCTGCGGCCTGTGGGTCTGGGCCGCCGAGAACCTGGGTGAGGTCGAACGCGCCCGGGCGGCCTTCGACAAAAAGGCCTAA
- a CDS encoding SDR family oxidoreductase → MAKSLLARGNTVIVTGRDQARLDSTKRALPDIHTFRSDVGDPQAPAALCDGVLRQFPELDTLINNAGIMRHLDLRRQSGPMDVTREIDTNLNGPIRLIDAFLPHLKGVGNAMIINVTSGLAFVPLAAAPVYSATKAALHAYTRCLRTQLDGTGVRVVELAPPLTATPLFHGEFAALMPGEKGMDVSVLAARAIAGIEKGRLEIRPGLSNALKVGSRLAPELMFNQMAKVGRASV, encoded by the coding sequence TTGGCCAAGTCGCTCCTTGCCCGTGGCAACACCGTTATCGTCACCGGCCGTGACCAGGCTAGGCTCGATTCAACGAAGCGGGCGCTGCCAGATATCCATACCTTTCGCAGCGACGTCGGCGACCCTCAGGCACCGGCCGCCTTGTGCGATGGCGTGCTTCGCCAGTTCCCGGAGCTCGACACCTTGATCAACAATGCCGGCATCATGCGGCACCTGGATCTGAGGCGGCAGAGCGGGCCCATGGACGTCACGCGGGAAATCGACACCAATCTGAATGGCCCCATCCGCTTAATCGATGCGTTCCTGCCGCACCTGAAGGGCGTCGGGAACGCCATGATCATCAACGTGACTTCCGGGCTCGCCTTCGTCCCCCTTGCTGCGGCGCCAGTCTACTCGGCCACTAAAGCGGCTCTGCACGCCTACACCCGATGCCTGCGCACCCAACTCGACGGGACGGGTGTCAGGGTGGTCGAACTGGCGCCGCCCCTCACGGCGACCCCCCTGTTCCACGGGGAGTTCGCCGCCCTGATGCCGGGCGAGAAAGGAATGGACGTGTCGGTGCTTGCCGCGCGCGCCATCGCCGGAATCGAAAAGGGCAGGCTTGAGATTCGTCCAGGTCTCAGCAACGCGTTGAAGGTCGGCAGCCGCCTTGCTCCGGAACTCATGTTCAACCAGATGGCCAAGGTCGGGAGAGCCTCCGTTTAA
- a CDS encoding LysR family transcriptional regulator: MIGNLTLDQLRVLVTIAETGSFSAAGRRLRRAQSAISQTVAVLEAAQGVTLFDRSGHRPRLTEIGNVLVGQARLVLANAGRFEAMAAVTREGVEPELAVAIDPLVPTAPLIESLRALRDAFPHLAVSFSTEGLGGAERRLRRGDAALSFCILLPSVPDDIRALPLLGARLVPVVAPSHPLTQLGRPATRADLEEHVQLVLSDPSDPEGPRHGIMGTRVWRFVDLGRRLDFLLAGLGWCRMPEHLVAPLLSDGRLVPLVIDDDPARLAGPLTVYAAQMCDRPLGRAGRWLLGDLQARFEDAIDCRPV, encoded by the coding sequence ATGATCGGCAATCTCACCCTCGACCAGCTTCGTGTCCTCGTAACAATCGCCGAGACCGGCAGCTTCTCCGCCGCAGGTCGACGGCTGCGACGCGCCCAATCTGCGATCAGTCAGACCGTAGCAGTCCTTGAAGCCGCTCAGGGGGTGACGCTATTCGACCGTTCAGGGCATCGCCCGCGCCTGACGGAGATTGGCAACGTCCTCGTCGGGCAGGCGCGCCTCGTCCTGGCGAACGCCGGGCGTTTCGAGGCGATGGCTGCAGTCACGCGCGAGGGGGTCGAACCGGAACTCGCCGTGGCCATCGACCCGCTGGTGCCAACCGCCCCGCTCATCGAGAGCCTGCGTGCACTTCGTGACGCCTTCCCGCACCTAGCGGTCAGCTTCTCGACAGAAGGGCTCGGCGGCGCGGAGCGTCGGCTGCGCAGGGGCGATGCCGCGCTTTCCTTCTGCATCCTCCTCCCGTCGGTACCCGACGACATCAGGGCGCTCCCGCTGCTCGGCGCGCGGCTCGTGCCTGTCGTGGCGCCTAGTCATCCCCTAACGCAACTCGGACGCCCAGCGACCCGGGCGGACCTGGAGGAGCATGTCCAGTTGGTCCTCTCCGATCCATCCGATCCGGAGGGGCCTCGCCATGGCATTATGGGCACGAGGGTCTGGCGCTTCGTCGACCTCGGACGCCGCCTCGACTTCCTGCTGGCCGGACTGGGATGGTGCCGAATGCCCGAGCATCTCGTCGCTCCGCTTCTGAGCGACGGGCGCCTCGTCCCGCTGGTTATCGACGACGACCCAGCTCGCCTAGCCGGTCCCCTGACGGTGTATGCTGCACAGATGTGCGACCGTCCGCTCGGTCGCGCGGGTCGTTGGCTTCTCGGTGACCTGCAGGCACGCTTCGAGGACGCAATCGACTGTCGCCCCGTCTAG
- a CDS encoding NmrA family NAD(P)-binding protein produces MIVVTGATGQLGRRIAQQLLRRMPPDRIIATTRDPGKANALVRAGVGVRYGDYARPDTLLSAFEGATQVLIISSNGERTGADVVAQHRSAVEAARAVGARRVVYTSHMGAGSSSAFRPMHTHAETEAMLRDAGIAWTSLRNGFYAETVPTMMVGDAVDTGVLSAPVDGKVAWTTHDDLAAAAAVLLVDEGRFEGPTPPLTGAEALDLADVATLLTTIHGKPVERRTITDEALEAAMRKGGAPKAVIEITLGLYQAARAGEFANTDPTLANLVGRPPTVLRTVLEGQRTRG; encoded by the coding sequence ATGATCGTCGTGACAGGAGCCACGGGCCAACTCGGCCGTCGCATCGCCCAGCAACTTCTGAGGCGGATGCCACCGGACCGGATCATCGCCACCACCCGGGACCCGGGAAAGGCGAATGCGCTCGTCCGAGCAGGCGTAGGCGTGCGCTACGGTGACTACGCAAGGCCCGACACCCTGCTATCCGCGTTCGAGGGAGCTACGCAGGTCCTGATCATCTCCTCCAACGGGGAGCGAACCGGCGCAGACGTCGTGGCCCAGCATCGAAGTGCTGTCGAAGCCGCGCGCGCGGTGGGTGCAAGGCGCGTCGTTTATACCAGCCACATGGGGGCGGGCTCATCCTCCGCCTTCCGGCCGATGCACACCCATGCGGAGACCGAGGCTATGCTACGCGACGCCGGCATTGCCTGGACCTCGTTGCGCAACGGCTTCTATGCCGAGACGGTACCTACGATGATGGTTGGGGATGCAGTCGATACAGGGGTGCTCAGCGCCCCGGTCGACGGCAAGGTCGCGTGGACCACCCACGACGACCTGGCCGCCGCCGCCGCGGTCTTGCTTGTAGATGAGGGGCGATTCGAGGGACCCACTCCGCCGTTGACCGGTGCGGAAGCGCTGGACCTGGCTGATGTCGCAACCCTTCTAACGACGATACACGGCAAGCCGGTCGAACGCAGGACCATCACGGACGAGGCCTTGGAGGCAGCGATGCGGAAAGGCGGGGCGCCCAAGGCCGTCATAGAGATCACCCTCGGCTTGTACCAAGCGGCGCGGGCGGGCGAGTTCGCCAATACCGATCCGACGCTCGCGAACTTGGTGGGGCGCCCGCCGACAGTACTGCGCACCGTCTTGGAGGGTCAGCGTACCAGAGGCTAA
- a CDS encoding TetR/AcrR family transcriptional regulator, whose translation MAHSEPQDDIPAGTRARILAAAAELIAAGGIEAATTRAVSTAAVVQAPTIYRLFGDKRGLLDAVAEQAFATYVAGKAARTPNPDPVADLRQGWDDHVAFGLAHPAIFTLISMPAEGASSTAAAAGLQVLHERVRRVAQAGRLRVGEERAVDMIHAAGTGTILTLLGHPRGEHADFSDAAREAVMAAVLDERQASATVTSATMASGLRSHLDGLDMLSPGERHLMDELLRRVADAGR comes from the coding sequence ATGGCGCACAGCGAACCTCAGGACGACATCCCGGCTGGTACACGGGCACGCATCCTCGCTGCCGCGGCCGAACTCATTGCGGCCGGCGGGATCGAAGCGGCGACGACGCGTGCAGTGTCGACCGCGGCCGTGGTTCAGGCCCCGACGATCTACCGGTTGTTCGGCGACAAGCGCGGCCTGCTCGATGCCGTGGCCGAGCAGGCGTTCGCCACTTACGTCGCGGGGAAGGCCGCGCGGACACCGAACCCGGATCCTGTCGCGGACCTACGCCAGGGTTGGGACGACCACGTCGCTTTCGGCCTGGCCCATCCGGCAATCTTCACGCTTATCAGCATGCCGGCCGAGGGCGCCTCCTCGACCGCCGCAGCGGCCGGGCTTCAGGTTCTGCATGAAAGGGTCCGACGCGTGGCGCAGGCCGGTCGACTACGCGTCGGGGAGGAACGCGCAGTGGATATGATCCACGCCGCGGGCACCGGCACGATTCTTACGCTTCTTGGGCATCCGAGAGGCGAACACGCCGACTTTTCCGATGCCGCGCGCGAGGCGGTGATGGCTGCGGTTTTGGACGAGCGTCAAGCCTCGGCCACAGTCACGTCGGCAACGATGGCATCGGGCCTACGGTCCCATTTAGATGGCCTCGATATGCTGTCGCCGGGCGAACGCCATTTGATGGACGAGCTTCTGCGGCGCGTCGCGGATGCCGGTCGGTAG